The following proteins are co-located in the Fusobacteria bacterium ZRK30 genome:
- a CDS encoding HD domain-containing protein, whose amino-acid sequence MQNINRKAKKYIDILLEFPVIDQLKEMEDLGVSVTTHTYDVLEIAIRDLKKSYRNLKRAGEELDLFAMLVGIIIHDTSKASLRVGGDSILSHSQVMLKKPDRIRKEATGILKKMEEETGLILDPNTERKIVHIVLSHHGRWGRVSPSTKEALMVHKADEYSAKYHRINPIGADKIVELMAKGYSLDEIKEKLDCTSGIIKDRLKRAKVELKLKTNKQLLNYYNANKKIIIGDEFFIKRITETKDLIKKVDKFGFETLVKQCELFKYFNDNQIFDRNL is encoded by the coding sequence ATGCAAAATATTAATAGAAAAGCAAAAAAATATATAGATATATTGTTGGAATTTCCGGTAATAGATCAACTGAAAGAGATGGAAGATTTAGGGGTTTCTGTAACAACTCATACCTATGATGTTTTGGAGATTGCCATAAGAGATCTAAAGAAATCTTATCGTAATCTAAAAAGAGCAGGAGAGGAATTGGACCTATTTGCTATGCTTGTGGGAATAATAATTCATGATACTTCAAAAGCAAGTTTAAGGGTAGGAGGAGATTCTATCTTATCTCATAGTCAGGTAATGTTGAAAAAACCTGATAGGATAAGAAAGGAAGCTACAGGTATATTAAAGAAGATGGAAGAGGAAACCGGGTTAATCCTGGATCCTAATACTGAGAGGAAGATAGTTCATATTGTACTGTCTCACCATGGTAGATGGGGGAGGGTCTCTCCTAGTACTAAGGAAGCTCTTATGGTTCATAAAGCCGATGAATACTCGGCAAAATATCATAGGATAAATCCTATTGGTGCAGATAAGATAGTGGAATTAATGGCCAAAGGTTATAGTCTGGATGAGATCAAAGAAAAACTAGACTGTACCAGCGGAATTATAAAAGACAGACTTAAAAGAGCAAAGGTAGAGTTGAAATTAAAAACAAATAAACAATTACTTAATTATTATAATGCCAATAAAAAGATTATTATCGGAGATGAATTTTTTATAAAAAGGATCACCGAGACAAAGGACTTAATTAAAAAAGTAGATAAATTTGGATTTGAAACACTGGTAAAACAATGTGAATTGTTCAAATATTTCAACGATAATCAAATATTTGATAGAAATCTGTAA
- the rsmI gene encoding 16S rRNA (cytidine(1402)-2'-O)-methyltransferase, whose product MLYIVATPIGNLEDMTYRGVRILKEADYIFAEDTRVTKKLLNHFEIENIVYRYDEHTKGHQVDNIINLLLEGKDIALVTDAGTPCISDPGYEVVDAALNKDIKVVPVAGVSALTAAASVAGISMKRIAFEGFLPKKKGRQTLLKELAKEERVVVLYESPHRILKTIKEVNEYFGDRYVIIIREITKMYEEIIRGKTSELIERLEKNPIKGEIVLLIKEEEVTKKREKVNKYARD is encoded by the coding sequence ATGTTATATATTGTAGCAACTCCAATAGGTAACCTAGAGGATATGACTTATAGAGGGGTAAGAATTCTAAAAGAGGCAGACTATATATTCGCTGAAGATACTAGGGTAACTAAAAAACTATTAAATCATTTTGAGATTGAAAATATAGTATACAGGTACGATGAACATACTAAGGGACATCAAGTTGATAATATAATAAACTTGCTTTTAGAGGGAAAAGATATAGCCTTGGTTACAGATGCAGGAACACCTTGTATTTCAGACCCTGGATATGAAGTGGTGGATGCTGCTCTTAATAAGGATATAAAAGTAGTTCCTGTAGCAGGAGTAAGTGCACTTACAGCAGCAGCTTCAGTAGCTGGGATATCTATGAAAAGGATTGCTTTTGAGGGATTTTTACCCAAGAAAAAAGGGAGACAGACTCTTTTAAAAGAGCTGGCTAAAGAGGAAAGGGTAGTTGTGTTATATGAATCTCCCCATAGAATCTTAAAAACCATAAAGGAAGTCAACGAATATTTTGGAGACAGATATGTAATAATAATTAGAGAGATTACAAAGATGTATGAAGAGATAATCAGGGGTAAAACTTCGGAATTAATCGAAAGATTGGAAAAAAATCCTATAAAAGGGGAGATTGTTCTTTTGATAAAGGAAGAAGAAGTGACTAAAAAGAGGGAAAAAGTAAATAAATATGCAAGAGATTAG
- a CDS encoding TlyA family RNA methyltransferase, producing MKERLDVLLVQQGFFETRERAKRAIMAGVVIVDNKKIEKAGTAIKWTDELPEIRIKGEVLKYASRGGLKLEKAIKIWNLDFSGKKILDVGASTGGFTDCALQHGASFAYSMDVGTNQLDWKLRKHEQVKSIEGRHIKDLTLEEIDNSEIDFIVMDVSFISITKVIPHLIKFMNEDTKLMALIKPQFEVGRENIEKGGIVKDPKKHKMAIEMVVESAAEYGVKLHQLDFSPITGGKGNIEYISLFSLAETKNTVDIDKVVEESKKLR from the coding sequence ATGAAAGAGAGATTAGATGTACTTTTGGTACAACAGGGTTTTTTTGAAACAAGGGAAAGAGCTAAAAGAGCTATTATGGCAGGAGTTGTAATAGTGGATAATAAAAAAATAGAGAAAGCAGGTACCGCGATAAAATGGACCGATGAACTCCCTGAGATTAGGATCAAAGGGGAAGTTTTGAAGTATGCTAGTCGTGGAGGGCTTAAGTTAGAAAAAGCTATAAAGATATGGAACCTTGATTTTTCAGGGAAAAAAATACTAGATGTAGGAGCTTCTACAGGCGGCTTCACAGATTGTGCACTTCAACATGGTGCATCTTTTGCCTATTCGATGGATGTAGGAACCAATCAATTAGACTGGAAACTTCGTAAACATGAGCAGGTAAAATCAATCGAGGGAAGACATATAAAAGATCTTACTTTAGAAGAAATTGATAATAGTGAAATAGATTTTATTGTTATGGATGTATCTTTTATCTCTATAACTAAGGTAATTCCCCATCTGATTAAATTTATGAATGAAGATACTAAATTAATGGCTTTAATCAAGCCGCAATTTGAGGTAGGACGTGAAAACATCGAAAAAGGTGGGATAGTAAAAGATCCTAAGAAGCACAAGATGGCCATAGAGATGGTGGTGGAAAGTGCAGCTGAATATGGAGTAAAATTACATCAATTAGACTTTTCTCCTATAACAGGGGGGAAAGGAAATATAGAATATATTTCATTATTTTCATTGGCAGAGACTAAAAACACTGTAGATATAGATAAAGTTGTAGAAGAGAGTAAAAAGTTAAGATAA
- the ylqF gene encoding ribosome biogenesis GTPase YlqF, with protein MSMTKINWYPGHMKKTKEMIVENMKIIDIVLDIVDARIPLSSRNPEIATFAKGKKRIVLLNKADLVEKYELAYWKNYFEENNLADHVLEISAETGYNMKALFAIIDEVAKEKVARMKKKGLRKVQTRLMIAGIPNVGKSRLINRIVGKKITGVGNKPGFTRGKQWVRIKDGLELLDTPGILWPKFEDQRIGYNLAIAGAIKDEILPIEEVASLLIKKMLRYRKSKVLQDKYKLTDEDMQEIPEIILDRIALRMRMILSGDRVNTKQAALTLLRDYRAKRLGKFGLDKDMSE; from the coding sequence ATGTCAATGACAAAAATAAACTGGTATCCTGGTCATATGAAAAAGACCAAGGAAATGATAGTTGAGAATATGAAGATAATAGATATCGTGTTAGATATCGTAGATGCAAGAATTCCACTTTCAAGTAGAAACCCAGAGATAGCAACATTTGCTAAAGGGAAAAAAAGAATAGTTCTTCTAAATAAGGCCGACTTAGTAGAAAAATATGAGTTAGCATACTGGAAAAATTATTTTGAGGAAAACAACCTAGCCGATCATGTATTGGAGATTTCAGCTGAAACTGGATACAATATGAAAGCTTTATTTGCGATAATAGATGAAGTAGCCAAAGAAAAAGTTGCCAGAATGAAGAAAAAAGGTTTGAGAAAGGTCCAAACAAGACTTATGATTGCTGGTATTCCAAATGTTGGAAAATCCAGATTGATCAATAGAATTGTTGGTAAAAAAATAACTGGTGTAGGAAATAAACCAGGATTTACCAGAGGTAAACAGTGGGTTAGAATAAAAGATGGTTTAGAATTACTGGATACTCCTGGAATTTTATGGCCTAAATTTGAAGATCAGAGGATTGGATATAACCTAGCAATAGCAGGTGCTATAAAAGATGAGATCTTACCTATCGAAGAGGTAGCCAGTCTACTGATAAAAAAGATGCTTAGATATAGAAAATCAAAAGTTCTTCAAGATAAATATAAGTTGACAGATGAAGATATGCAGGAGATCCCTGAGATTATTTTAGATAGGATTGCCCTTAGAATGAGGATGATCTTAAGTGGTGACAGGGTAAATACAAAGCAGGCAGCCTTGACTTTACTACGTGATTATAGAGCCAAAAGATTAGGTAAATTTGGATTAGACAAGGATATGTCTGAATAG